A window of Caldisericaceae bacterium genomic DNA:
TATTGAGAGCCTATTTACTTCCGAAAAACTCCGTATTGTTTATAACAAAGATTACGAGTTAGGTATGTTTTCTTCGGTTGTGAAAGGTGTTGAAGAGTCAAGGTATAGTAATGTCTTACTAGGATTGGTTGATCAGCCACTTATTACAAAAAACATTATCAATAGGATTATAGATAAATTTGATTTTGAACATATAGTGATACCTTCCTACAACAAAAAAGGTGGTCATCCGGTTGTATTCCCAGATTTTGTTAAAAATGAAATCTTAAAAAAGTCTTCCAATACTTTGAAAGAAGTTTTTGATAAATTTAAAGATAAAACTATATACTTGGAAAATGGGATAGAAGTTGCCCTTGATATGGATACAAAAGAAGATTATGAAAAAATTTTGGAATATTTAAGGGGGAGTTCATGATAAGTGTTTATGAAAAAATAGCTGAACTTGTAAAAAGTGGTGTTGATTTTGTATTTGTTGTAGTTGTAAATGCAGAATCATCCACTGCTTCAAAAAAAGGTTTTAAGATGGTTGTCCTTAAAGATGGCACAATTTTTGGCACAGTTGGTGGTGGCACCCTTGAAAAAGATGCAATTGATATTGCAAAAGGACTTTTCAATACAAAAGGAACTTATTATAAAAGATACGTTTTAAAAGAAGGAGATCCACTATCCTTAGGGATGGTTTGTGGCGGGGAGGCAGAGTTGTATTTTGAGTATGTGGGCAGTAAAAAACAGATGGTGATTTTTGGAGCAGGTCATTTAGGTAGAGCGATTTATCAAATTGCAAAAATTTCAAACGACTACGAATTCATTATAGTTGATGAAAGAAGCGAATTTGCAGATAAAGAGTTTTTTAAAGATGCAAATATCTTTTCGGGTGAAGGTGTGTATAAAAAAGTTTCTGACTTACCTATTAAAGATGGTGCAGAAGTAATCATCGTAACTCCTGGTGGAGAAAATGACCCCTATATACTTAAAGGCTTATTTGACAAAGGAATACCTTACTCTTACATTGGCATGATTGGAAGTTTAAATAGAAGAAACAAATGTTTTGAAAAGGCAAAGGAGTTAGGAGTTAAAAAAGAATTCCTTGATTTAATACATGCACCCGTTGGTATTGCTATAAATAGTGAGACTCCTTTTGAGATAGCAATTGCAATAATTGCAGAGATTATTGCAGTAAAAAAAGGTAAAATTAACGACATTTTGACGGAGAGGAGTGCACATGAAAGAGATTGATTACTTTTTTCCTAAGACGCTTGAAGAAGCTCTACAAATTTTAAATGAAAATAAGGGCTCAATGAGAGTTATTGCAGGTGGCACAGACCTTGTTGTCCGTCTAAAGCAGGACCAGGTTAAAGAAGATAAACTACTTGATATTTCCCGTATTGGTGCGCTAAAAGGTATAGAGGATAGAGGAGAAAAAATCTACATAGGAGCAATAACAACTCATACAGAAATCCTTGAGCATCCTTCAATTAAAACTTCAGTCCCCATTCTATATGATGCGATAAAATCAATTGGTTCTCCTCAAATAAGGAATATTGCAACACTTGGTGGTAATGTTGCAAATGCATCACCTGCAGGTGATTCAATACCTGCTTTATTTGTTCTTAATGGTGTTGTGTTTACTAAAAATATAGAGGAAGAACGAAAAATACCCATAGAAGACTTTTTCTTAGGCCCTGGAAAAACTTCTCTAAAGGAAAATGAAATTTTAGTTGGTATTGAAATAACAAAAATGCAAGATGAAGAAATTGGTTTCTTTAGAAAAGTAGGGCAGAGAAAAGGAACTGCAATTTCTGTTGTAAATGGAGCAGTAAGGCTAAAAAAGGATAGTAAACCTAACAGGTTCTCAAAGGCTTTTGTTTCTTTAGGTGCTGTTGCCCCTACAGTTGTGAGAGCAAAAATTGTTGAGAATGCCTTAGAAAATGAAGAAATTGATTCATTGGATAAAATTATGTACATTTCAAGACTTGTCTTTAGGGAAGTTTCACCCATTAGTGATGTAAGAGGCTCTCTTGAGTATAGAAGAGATGTATCCATAAACATCATTTACGAAGGACTTGCAGATTTGTTTTTAAATGGATTTAGGAGGTTGTAATGGAAGAGGCAAAATACATTGGGCGCTCAGTTTCACGTATTGATGCACTTGAAAAGGCAACTGGCAAGATAAAATACATGTCTGACTTATCTTTCCCAAATATGCTTTTTGGAAAGATCCTCAGAGCAAAATACCCCCACGCAAAAATTCTTAGGATAGACACAAGTAAGGCAGAATCTCTTCCTGGTGTTGTTACCGTAATTACACATAAGGATGTTCCCGGGTTAAACGGTTTTGGTATTGTTGTGCCCGATATGCCAGTTCTTTGTAAAGATAAGGTGCGCTACATTGGAGATGCAGTTGCAGCAGTTGCAGCAAAAACCGAAGCAATTGCAGAAAAGGCACTATCTCTTATTGAGGTTGATTACGAACCCCTTCCTAATGTTTGCGACCCAGAGGAGGCAATGAAAGAGGATGCTCCAAAAATCCACGAGGAAGGAAATATACATCTTCATACAGAGATTACAAGGGGAGATGTCGAAAAAGCGTTCAAAGAGGCTGACTTAATAATAGAAGAAACATTCTTTACAGGAAGGCAAGACCACACACCCCTTGAAACAGAAGGAGGAGTTGCCTTTGTTGATGAAGAAGGGAATTTAAATGTATATGTTGGCTCTCAATATCCACAGAGAGATCAACTTCAACTTGCCCGCTGTTTGAATTGGAACCCAAAGAAGATAAGAGTTGTTTCTTATCCTGTGGGTGGTGCCTTTGGAAGAAAAGATGAACTCTCAATTCAGCCAATACTTGCTCTTCTTGCAATAAAAGCAAAAAGCCCTGTAAAAATTACTCTTACGAGAGAAGAATCAATGATTGCCTACTGGAAAAGGCATCCTTTTAAAATGCACTACAAGGTTGCCTTTAAAAACGATGGAACTCTTCTTGGTGTTGATGCTTACCTTGTGCAAGATAAAGGTGCCTACTCCTCTTTGGGAGGTCCTGTCCTTAACCTTGCGGTTGAGCATGCCTGTGGACCTTACAGAGTAGATAATGTGCATGTTGATGGCTATGCAGTCTTTACAAATAACGGAGTTGCTGGTGCCTTTAGAGGTTTTGGTGCACCTCAAACTGCCTTTGCAATTGAAACTATTATGGATATTGCATCACGTAAGCTCAATATTGACCCAATTGAGCTAAGAAAGAAAAATGCCCTTCGTAAAGGTGATAAAACCTCTATTGGGAATGTTTTATCAACAAGTGTTGGCACCGAACTTGTATTAGATGGCATCAAAGAATCGAACATATGGAAAAATAGAGAAGAGTTAAGGAAGATTAATACAAAACCATGGCTTAAGCGAGGTGTTGGGGTTGCTCTTACATACCAAGGGACTGGCCTTGGTGTAGGGATACCTGATTACGGTGGAGCAATTTTAAGCATGAACGAGGATGGCAGTTTTAGTGTAAGAGTTGGGACTGTGGATTACGGACAGGGAATTGGCACATCCTATGCGCAGATAGTTGCCGAGGCAATGAACATCCCAATTGAAAAGGTAAAAGTTGTGCTTGGTGATTCTTTTCTTACGGCAGACTCAGGCCCTACAAGTGCTTCTCGTGGTGTCTATACAGGAGGAAAAGCAGCTTTTATTGCTTCAGAAAAAATGAAAAAGACACTTAAAGAGAAAGTTTCTCAAATCTTTAAAACCGATGAAGATAACATTGAATTTGGTTTTGGCTATGTTTACAATAAAGTTTCAGGTAATAAAATCACCTATGAAGAATTAGCAAAATACTTTAAAGAAGAAGGTAAACTGCCAGAAGAAGAAGGATATTTCCTTGTGCCAACAGCGGAGATAAAAATTGAAAATGCCTTTGGTTTGCCACATCACATCTTTGCTTTTTCTGCTCATGCCGCTTACGTTGAAGTAAATACTCTTACCGGAGAAGTTTCTGTTTTAGAGGGAGCAGAAGCAGTTGATGGGGGTGTTATTGTAAATAGACAGGGGTTTGAAGCACAAGTAGAAGGTGGCTTTGTCATGGGAATGGGTTATGGTTTAATGGAACATTTAGCTATTGAAAATGGCATTGTGAAAAATCCAAATTTATCAACCTACATCATCCCTTCAATAAAAGATGCACCAAAAAGAATTGAAACTATTCCTGTTGTCAATCCCGAGGACACAGGACCTTTTATGGCAAAAGGGATTGCAGAGACTGTTATGGTAGCGACTGCCCCCGCAATTACAAATGCTATTTATGATGCAACTGGTGCTAGGATTCTCTCAATTCCTGCGACTCCAAGTTTAGTTTACTTTGAGACGAAGGAGGCAGAAGATGAAGAAAACTTTGATTAAAAATATACATACTCTTGCAACATTCGACCATGGTAGAGAGATTAGAAATGCATATATAAAAATTGAGGATAACATTATCAAAGAAATTGGTTCAGGAGAGGTAGAAAGCAGTGGTTTTGATGTTGTAATTGATGCAAAAGGGATGCTCATACTTCCTGGTTTTGTAAATACACATCACCACTTTTACCAATCTCTTTTTAGGGCAGTTCCTCAGGTGCAAAACGCAAAACTCTTCGATTGGCTTGTGTTTCTCTATGAGAAGTGGAAAAATATTGATGAAGAAGCTGTGTATATCTCTACAATTGTTGCAACAATGGAGATGATGAAATCTGGTGTTACAACAACAACAGATCATTTGTACCTGTTTCCAAAAGGGCATCCTTACCTTTTTGATAGTGAAGTAGAAGGGGCAAAACTTACAGGAGTAAGATTCTACGGGACACGAGGGAGTATGTCTCTTTCAAAAAAAGATGGTGGTTTACCCCCAGATTCTGTTGTGCAGACGGATGAGGAAATTCTCAAAGATTACGAAAGAGTTGTAAATCTCTACCACGATCCAAAACCCTTTTCTATGATAAGAGTTGCTCTTGCACCGTGTTCTCCTTTCTCCGTAACTAAAGAGCTAATGATACAAACAAGAGAATTTGCAAATAGACATAATTTACTTCTCCATACCCATCTTGCCGAAACTAGGGATGAAGATATTTACTGCCTTGAAAAATTTGGTAAAAGGCCTGTTGATTACATGGAAGAGCTTGGCTGGTTAAGCAAAAATGTTTGGTTTGCCCATCTTGTTCATCTAACCGATGAAGATATTAAAAAGTTGTCAGATAATAATGTTGGTATGGCACATTGCC
This region includes:
- a CDS encoding xanthine dehydrogenase family protein subunit M, which encodes MKEIDYFFPKTLEEALQILNENKGSMRVIAGGTDLVVRLKQDQVKEDKLLDISRIGALKGIEDRGEKIYIGAITTHTEILEHPSIKTSVPILYDAIKSIGSPQIRNIATLGGNVANASPAGDSIPALFVLNGVVFTKNIEEERKIPIEDFFLGPGKTSLKENEILVGIEITKMQDEEIGFFRKVGQRKGTAISVVNGAVRLKKDSKPNRFSKAFVSLGAVAPTVVRAKIVENALENEEIDSLDKIMYISRLVFREVSPISDVRGSLEYRRDVSINIIYEGLADLFLNGFRRL
- a CDS encoding 8-oxoguanine deaminase, with the protein product MKKTLIKNIHTLATFDHGREIRNAYIKIEDNIIKEIGSGEVESSGFDVVIDAKGMLILPGFVNTHHHFYQSLFRAVPQVQNAKLFDWLVFLYEKWKNIDEEAVYISTIVATMEMMKSGVTTTTDHLYLFPKGHPYLFDSEVEGAKLTGVRFYGTRGSMSLSKKDGGLPPDSVVQTDEEILKDYERVVNLYHDPKPFSMIRVALAPCSPFSVTKELMIQTREFANRHNLLLHTHLAETRDEDIYCLEKFGKRPVDYMEELGWLSKNVWFAHLVHLTDEDIKKLSDNNVGMAHCPTSNMRLGSGIAPLYKMKDTNMRIGLAVDGSSSNDTGNFLLEIRNAMLLQRVAYGENALSAREALSIAAIGGAKVLRLDNEIGSITVGKAADLIGFKLEDRLEFAGGLSDPVACLVFCDAKQVDFSMINGVVVIEDGHFVNIDEEKYIAKQNEISKKLLS
- a CDS encoding molybdopterin-dependent oxidoreductase produces the protein MEEAKYIGRSVSRIDALEKATGKIKYMSDLSFPNMLFGKILRAKYPHAKILRIDTSKAESLPGVVTVITHKDVPGLNGFGIVVPDMPVLCKDKVRYIGDAVAAVAAKTEAIAEKALSLIEVDYEPLPNVCDPEEAMKEDAPKIHEEGNIHLHTEITRGDVEKAFKEADLIIEETFFTGRQDHTPLETEGGVAFVDEEGNLNVYVGSQYPQRDQLQLARCLNWNPKKIRVVSYPVGGAFGRKDELSIQPILALLAIKAKSPVKITLTREESMIAYWKRHPFKMHYKVAFKNDGTLLGVDAYLVQDKGAYSSLGGPVLNLAVEHACGPYRVDNVHVDGYAVFTNNGVAGAFRGFGAPQTAFAIETIMDIASRKLNIDPIELRKKNALRKGDKTSIGNVLSTSVGTELVLDGIKESNIWKNREELRKINTKPWLKRGVGVALTYQGTGLGVGIPDYGGAILSMNEDGSFSVRVGTVDYGQGIGTSYAQIVAEAMNIPIEKVKVVLGDSFLTADSGPTSASRGVYTGGKAAFIASEKMKKTLKEKVSQIFKTDEDNIEFGFGYVYNKVSGNKITYEELAKYFKEEGKLPEEEGYFLVPTAEIKIENAFGLPHHIFAFSAHAAYVEVNTLTGEVSVLEGAEAVDGGVIVNRQGFEAQVEGGFVMGMGYGLMEHLAIENGIVKNPNLSTYIIPSIKDAPKRIETIPVVNPEDTGPFMAKGIAETVMVATAPAITNAIYDATGARILSIPATPSLVYFETKEAEDEENFD
- a CDS encoding nucleotidyltransferase family protein; the protein is MDNKISGVLLSAGKSERMGEMKALLPLQDKLVIEKLVSEYLSSNIDEFILVVGYNGEKLESIIESLFTSEKLRIVYNKDYELGMFSSVVKGVEESRYSNVLLGLVDQPLITKNIINRIIDKFDFEHIVIPSYNKKGGHPVVFPDFVKNEILKKSSNTLKEVFDKFKDKTIYLENGIEVALDMDTKEDYEKILEYLRGSS
- a CDS encoding XdhC/CoxI family protein: MISVYEKIAELVKSGVDFVFVVVVNAESSTASKKGFKMVVLKDGTIFGTVGGGTLEKDAIDIAKGLFNTKGTYYKRYVLKEGDPLSLGMVCGGEAELYFEYVGSKKQMVIFGAGHLGRAIYQIAKISNDYEFIIVDERSEFADKEFFKDANIFSGEGVYKKVSDLPIKDGAEVIIVTPGGENDPYILKGLFDKGIPYSYIGMIGSLNRRNKCFEKAKELGVKKEFLDLIHAPVGIAINSETPFEIAIAIIAEIIAVKKGKINDILTERSAHERD